The Microbacterium forte sequence GACGGCTTCGTCGAGAAGATCGAGGCGGACTACCCCGACATCGAGATCGTCGACATCCAGTACGGCGACGGCGACCACCTGAAGTCGGCCGACATCGCCAAGACGCTGATCGCGGCGCACCCCGACCTCAAGGGCATCTACGGCACCAACGAGGGCTCGGCCATCGGCGTCGTCAACGCCGTGAACGAGCTGGGTCTCGAGAAGGGCAAGATCACGATCGTCGGCTTCGACTCGGGCGCAGCCCAGATCAACGCGATCAAGGACGGCACGATGGCCGGCGCCATCACGCAGGACCCGATCGGCATCGGCGAGCAGGTCGTGCAGGCGGCCTACGACGCGGCCAACGGCGACTCGGTCGACGAGTTCTACGACACGGGTTCGTACTGGTACGACAGCACCAACCTCGAGGACGAGGACATCGCAGCGGTCCTCTACGAGTGACCCGCTGAGATCACGGAGAAGCCCCTCGCCTTCGGGCGGGGGGCTTCTCTGCGTGTGCGGGGGTCAGATGCGGCGCAGGAAGGTGAGGATCGACGAGGGCTCGACGATGAGCTGCTGCAGGGCCTCGTTGAACGGCACTCCGGCGGGAGCGGCGAGGTGCGCCTGGAAGGCGGCCTCGTCGCGGTAGACCTCGTAGACGAAGAAGCGGTCGGGGTCGTCGACCAGCCGGGTCGCATCGAACACGACGTTGCCCTCTTCCGCGCGCACGACCTCGGCGAAGTCGCGCAGCAGTGCGGCGACGTTGTCGCCCTGCTCGGGGCGCGCGGTGAAGATCGCGTGCAGGATCGTGGGCTCGATCATGGGAGTGCTCCTCGGAGATGGGGATCAGGCAGACAGGGTGAGCAGACGCGCGGGGTTGGCGACCAGCATCCGCTCGACTGCATCCTCGCCCACCGCCGACCGCAACCGCGGGAGGCAGCGCTCGCCGAGGTAGGCGAGTCCCGGCATTCCGCCGTACGAGATGTACCGGGTTCGACGGGCGACGTCGCCGCCGAGAAGCACCCGGTCGACGGCGCCGAGCTCGACGACCCGCTCGGTCAGGGCGAGCAGCTCGGCATCCGACCTCGTGCGCGGGCGGGCGAAGCCGTCGTATCCCAGATAGGCGCCGCGCTCGGCGAGCGAGGCGTGCAGGCCGGCATCCGGGTCTCGGTCGGCATGCGCGAG is a genomic window containing:
- a CDS encoding putative quinol monooxygenase; its protein translation is MIEPTILHAIFTARPEQGDNVAALLRDFAEVVRAEEGNVVFDATRLVDDPDRFFVYEVYRDEAAFQAHLAAPAGVPFNEALQQLIVEPSSILTFLRRI